Within the Maribacter sp. BPC-D8 genome, the region GATTTGATGAAACAAGAGGATTTAAGTTTATATCCTATGCCGTATGGTGGATCAGACAATCTATACTACAAGCTTTAGCAGAACAATCTAGAGTAGTTCGTTTACCGTTGAACAAAATTGGTTCAATAAATAAAATTAAAAAGACATTTTCTTATTTAGAGCAGGCACACGAACGTCCGCCTTCTCCAGAAGAAATTGCAAAAGAATTAGAAATGACGGTTTCTGAAGTGAAGCAATCACTTAAGAATTCAGGTAGACACGTATCTATGGATGCGCCTTTACGTGAAGGAGAAGATTCTAACCTATATGACGTTTTACGTTCAGGTGAATCTCCAAGACCAGATAATGTTTTATTACAACAGTCTTTGAATACTGAAATCAATAGAGCTTTAGATACATTATCGCCAAGAGAGGCAGATGTAGTTAAACTTTATTATGGTATCGGTGACCAACAATCAATGACTTTAGCAGAAATTGGACAGACATTCGATCTAACAAGAGAACGTGTAAGACAAATTCGTGAAAAGGCAATTCGTAAATTACGTCATGCCTCTAGAAGTAAATTATTGAAGACCTATTTAGGCTAGACCTTAGTATTGTTTTAAAAAAAGAAAGCGCCCGTTTATACGGGCGCTTTCTTTTTTCATACTGTTTTGAAACACTATGAATAGGTTAATTTGTTGATATTAAAATTTACGAGGATACTATTAAGATCCTGAATAAAGTTTTGATAAGATGAAAAATCTTGATTTTGGTGTGCCATGGGATTATTTTTTTTGGTTTTGGTTTATTTGACTTTTACATATAGTCCAACTCAGCTAATTCGTTGATACTAAGAATTTCATTTAAATCTTGAAGAAACACAAGGTATTCTTCACCGTAGGTGTCGTAAAGCATATTGTAGG harbors:
- a CDS encoding sigma-70 family RNA polymerase sigma factor, with translation MRQLKIIKQVTNRESKSLDKYLQDISKIDLITANEEVELAQKIREGSQAALEKLTTANLRFVVSVAKQYQNQGLKLPDLINEGNLGLVKAAKRFDETRGFKFISYAVWWIRQSILQALAEQSRVVRLPLNKIGSINKIKKTFSYLEQAHERPPSPEEIAKELEMTVSEVKQSLKNSGRHVSMDAPLREGEDSNLYDVLRSGESPRPDNVLLQQSLNTEINRALDTLSPREADVVKLYYGIGDQQSMTLAEIGQTFDLTRERVRQIREKAIRKLRHASRSKLLKTYLG